The following proteins are encoded in a genomic region of Oreochromis aureus strain Israel breed Guangdong linkage group 8, ZZ_aureus, whole genome shotgun sequence:
- the rnf157 gene encoding E3 ubiquitin ligase RNF157 isoform X2 — protein sequence MGALTSRQNIGVEEVDIPSNSVYRYPPKSGSYFASHFIMGGEKFDSTHPEGYLFGENTDLNFLGTRPVAFPYAAPPPQEPVKTLRSLINIRKDTLRLVRCSEDLKLPGDEAAGKTRACYNVEFTFDADTQVAITIYYQAIEEFHNGVPVYLPQDSSLQSETVHFKRGVCQQFCLPSHTVNLSEWADDELLFDMDKEIFPMVVQAVVDEGEEHLGHSHILLATFEKHMDGSYCVKPLKQKQVVDGVSYLLQEIYGIENKYNSQESKVADDEISDNSAECVVCLSDVRDTLILPCRHLCLCNACADTLRYQANCCPICRLPFRALLQIRAIRKKLSPLSPSSFNPVITSQTSDSEEHSASEHIPPGYEAVSLLEALNGPLNTTSVAPPPLHSGPSHVSGALPPYSSEPHPAPARSLSPLDHSNSSQALKLKKSGSKSLSQNSSVLPEEDEKSCSESEACRHKLAVDQQECGVTPDSENLTFSSSGAIDQSSCTGTPLSSTITSPEGSYLAGAEGEPGGDEGGDVDCEENQEASMENRRPSQQDREFSKEPKEQNYSVAVEEQDSEGNDVTEEDCSSPSNGKGGRSRCPELANNNQGVALCDTPSLGLDNEQAPDSRFADLLYLGGYRPVLEPLPHHNSTSNMNLAEQGAESRDGQSPKHPRRGPLIV from the exons ATGGGAGCTctaacaagcagacaaaacatAGGCGTGGAAGAAGTGGACATCCCGTCCAATTCGGTGTACCGCTATCCACCGAAATCTG GGAGCTACTTTGCCAGCCATTTCATCATGGGGGGAGAGAAGTTTGACTCCACTCACCCGGAGGGTTACCTGTTTGGGGAGAATACAGACCTTAACTTCCTGGGGACCAGACCAGTAGCG TTCCCGTATGCAGCCCCTCCACCTCAGGAACCTGTAAAGACGCTACGAAGCCTTATAAACATTCGAAAGGACACACTGCGACTCGTACG GTGCAGTGAGGACCTGAAACTGCCCGGTGACGAAGCAGCGGGGAAGACCAGAGCCTGCTACAATGTCGAGTTCACCTTTGATGCTGACACACAGGTGGCCATCACCATCTACTACCAGGCCATAGAGGAGTTTCACAACGGAGTGCCAGT TTACCTGCCCCAGGACAGCTCACTGCAGTCTGAGACGGTACACTTCAAAAGGGGAGTTTGCCAGCAGTTCTGTCTGCCATCACACACCGTCAACCTCAGCGAGTGGGCCGACGACGAG CTGCTGTTTGATATGGACAAGGAAATCTTCCCCATGGTTGTGCAGGCTGTTGTAGACGAGGGAGAAG AACATTTGGGCCACTCTCACATACTGCTAGCTACATTTGAAAAG CACATGGATGGAAGCTACTGTGTGAAGCCTCTGAAGCAGAAACAAGTG GTGGATGGTGTGAGTTACCTACTGCAGGAGATCTATGGGATCGAGAACAAATACAACAGCCAGGAATCAAAG GTTGCTGACGACGAAATCAGCGACAACAGCGCGGAGTGcgttgtgtgtttgtctgatgTACGAGACACGCTCATCCTGCCATGCAGACACCTGTGTCTCTGCAATGCCTGTGCAGACACCCTGCGCTACCAGGCCAACTGCTGCCCTATCTGCAGACTGC CATTCAGAGCTTTGCTGCAGATTCGAGCAATTAGGAAGAAACTCAGTCCTCTGTCACCTAGCAGCTTTAACCCCGTCATCACTTCCCAGACCTCCGACTCAGAGGAACACTCG GCATCAGAGCACATCCCTCCAGGTTATGAGGCGGTGTCTCTCTTGGAGGCCTTGAACGGCCCCCTCAACACCACCTCAGTAGCTCCTCCTCCGCTCCACTCTGGTCCCAGCCACGTCTCTGGAGCCCTTCCTCCGTATAGCAGCGAGCCTCACCCTGCCCCGGctcgctccctctctcctctGGACCACTCCAACTCCAGCCAGGCTCTTAAACTCAAAAAGAGTGGTTCAAA GTCACTTTCCCAGAATTCCTCTGTGCTTCCCGAGGAGGACGAGAAGTCTTGCAGTGAATCCGAGGCCTGTCGCCACAAACTCGCTGTGGACCAGCAggag TGCGGAGTAACTCCAGACAGCGAGAACCTGACTTTCTCCTCCTCTGGAGCCATCGACCAGTCATCCTGCACCGGCACCCCCCTATCCTCCACCATTACCTCCCCGGAAg GGTCCTACCTGGCCGGGGCCGAAGGTGAACCCGGGGGGGACGAGGGGGGAGATGTGGACTGCGAGGAGAACCAGGAAGCCTCCATGGAGAACCGAAGACCATCACAGCAAGACAGG gAATTTTCCAAAGAGCCAAAGGAACAAAACTATTCAGTGGCTGTAGAGGAACAGGACTCAGAG GGAAATGATGTCACTGAAGAGGACTGCTCATCTCCATCTAATGGGAAAG GTGGGCGGAGCAGGTGTCCAGAGTTGGCCAATAACAATCAGGGCGTCGCCCTCTGTGACACGCCCTCTTTGGGGTTGGATAATGAGCAGGCTCCCGACAGCCGTTTTGCGG
- the rnf157 gene encoding E3 ubiquitin ligase RNF157 isoform X1: MGALTSRQNIGVEEVDIPSNSVYRYPPKSGSYFASHFIMGGEKFDSTHPEGYLFGENTDLNFLGTRPVAFPYAAPPPQEPVKTLRSLINIRKDTLRLVRCSEDLKLPGDEAAGKTRACYNVEFTFDADTQVAITIYYQAIEEFHNGVPVYLPQDSSLQSETVHFKRGVCQQFCLPSHTVNLSEWADDELLFDMDKEIFPMVVQAVVDEGEEHLGHSHILLATFEKHMDGSYCVKPLKQKQVVDGVSYLLQEIYGIENKYNSQESKVADDEISDNSAECVVCLSDVRDTLILPCRHLCLCNACADTLRYQANCCPICRLPFRALLQIRAIRKKLSPLSPSSFNPVITSQTSDSEEHSASEHIPPGYEAVSLLEALNGPLNTTSVAPPPLHSGPSHVSGALPPYSSEPHPAPARSLSPLDHSNSSQALKLKKSGSKSLSQNSSVLPEEDEKSCSESEACRHKLAVDQQECGVTPDSENLTFSSSGAIDQSSCTGTPLSSTITSPEDPVSSSLAQSVMSMASSHSQHSHISTDTMSSMSGSYLAGAEGEPGGDEGGDVDCEENQEASMENRRPSQQDREFSKEPKEQNYSVAVEEQDSEGNDVTEEDCSSPSNGKGGRSRCPELANNNQGVALCDTPSLGLDNEQAPDSRFADLLYLGGYRPVLEPLPHHNSTSNMNLAEQGAESRDGQSPKHPRRGPLIV; this comes from the exons ATGGGAGCTctaacaagcagacaaaacatAGGCGTGGAAGAAGTGGACATCCCGTCCAATTCGGTGTACCGCTATCCACCGAAATCTG GGAGCTACTTTGCCAGCCATTTCATCATGGGGGGAGAGAAGTTTGACTCCACTCACCCGGAGGGTTACCTGTTTGGGGAGAATACAGACCTTAACTTCCTGGGGACCAGACCAGTAGCG TTCCCGTATGCAGCCCCTCCACCTCAGGAACCTGTAAAGACGCTACGAAGCCTTATAAACATTCGAAAGGACACACTGCGACTCGTACG GTGCAGTGAGGACCTGAAACTGCCCGGTGACGAAGCAGCGGGGAAGACCAGAGCCTGCTACAATGTCGAGTTCACCTTTGATGCTGACACACAGGTGGCCATCACCATCTACTACCAGGCCATAGAGGAGTTTCACAACGGAGTGCCAGT TTACCTGCCCCAGGACAGCTCACTGCAGTCTGAGACGGTACACTTCAAAAGGGGAGTTTGCCAGCAGTTCTGTCTGCCATCACACACCGTCAACCTCAGCGAGTGGGCCGACGACGAG CTGCTGTTTGATATGGACAAGGAAATCTTCCCCATGGTTGTGCAGGCTGTTGTAGACGAGGGAGAAG AACATTTGGGCCACTCTCACATACTGCTAGCTACATTTGAAAAG CACATGGATGGAAGCTACTGTGTGAAGCCTCTGAAGCAGAAACAAGTG GTGGATGGTGTGAGTTACCTACTGCAGGAGATCTATGGGATCGAGAACAAATACAACAGCCAGGAATCAAAG GTTGCTGACGACGAAATCAGCGACAACAGCGCGGAGTGcgttgtgtgtttgtctgatgTACGAGACACGCTCATCCTGCCATGCAGACACCTGTGTCTCTGCAATGCCTGTGCAGACACCCTGCGCTACCAGGCCAACTGCTGCCCTATCTGCAGACTGC CATTCAGAGCTTTGCTGCAGATTCGAGCAATTAGGAAGAAACTCAGTCCTCTGTCACCTAGCAGCTTTAACCCCGTCATCACTTCCCAGACCTCCGACTCAGAGGAACACTCG GCATCAGAGCACATCCCTCCAGGTTATGAGGCGGTGTCTCTCTTGGAGGCCTTGAACGGCCCCCTCAACACCACCTCAGTAGCTCCTCCTCCGCTCCACTCTGGTCCCAGCCACGTCTCTGGAGCCCTTCCTCCGTATAGCAGCGAGCCTCACCCTGCCCCGGctcgctccctctctcctctGGACCACTCCAACTCCAGCCAGGCTCTTAAACTCAAAAAGAGTGGTTCAAA GTCACTTTCCCAGAATTCCTCTGTGCTTCCCGAGGAGGACGAGAAGTCTTGCAGTGAATCCGAGGCCTGTCGCCACAAACTCGCTGTGGACCAGCAggag TGCGGAGTAACTCCAGACAGCGAGAACCTGACTTTCTCCTCCTCTGGAGCCATCGACCAGTCATCCTGCACCGGCACCCCCCTATCCTCCACCATTACCTCCCCGGAAg ACCCAGTGAGCAGCAGCCTGGCCCAGTCAGTGATGTCCATGGCCTCGTCCCACTCGCAGCACTCCCACATCAGCACTGACACCATGTCCTCCATGTCAGGGTCCTACCTGGCCGGGGCCGAAGGTGAACCCGGGGGGGACGAGGGGGGAGATGTGGACTGCGAGGAGAACCAGGAAGCCTCCATGGAGAACCGAAGACCATCACAGCAAGACAGG gAATTTTCCAAAGAGCCAAAGGAACAAAACTATTCAGTGGCTGTAGAGGAACAGGACTCAGAG GGAAATGATGTCACTGAAGAGGACTGCTCATCTCCATCTAATGGGAAAG GTGGGCGGAGCAGGTGTCCAGAGTTGGCCAATAACAATCAGGGCGTCGCCCTCTGTGACACGCCCTCTTTGGGGTTGGATAATGAGCAGGCTCCCGACAGCCGTTTTGCGG
- the rnf157 gene encoding E3 ubiquitin ligase RNF157 isoform X4 has protein sequence MGALTSRQNIGVEEVDIPSNSVYRYPPKSGSYFASHFIMGGEKFDSTHPEGYLFGENTDLNFLGTRPVAFPYAAPPPQEPVKTLRSLINIRKDTLRLVRCSEDLKLPGDEAAGKTRACYNVEFTFDADTQVAITIYYQAIEEFHNGVPVYLPQDSSLQSETVHFKRGVCQQFCLPSHTVNLSEWADDELLFDMDKEIFPMVVQAVVDEGEEHLGHSHILLATFEKHMDGSYCVKPLKQKQVVDGVSYLLQEIYGIENKYNSQESKVADDEISDNSAECVVCLSDVRDTLILPCRHLCLCNACADTLRYQANCCPICRLPFRALLQIRAIRKKLSPLSPSSFNPVITSQTSDSEEHSASEHIPPGYEAVSLLEALNGPLNTTSVAPPPLHSGPSHVSGALPPYSSEPHPAPARSLSPLDHSNSSQALKLKKSGSKSLSQNSSVLPEEDEKSCSESEACRHKLAVDQQECGVTPDSENLTFSSSGAIDQSSCTGTPLSSTITSPEDPVSSSLAQSVMSMASSHSQHSHISTDTMSSMSGSYLAGAEGEPGGDEGGDVDCEENQEASMENRRPSQQDREFSKEPKEQNYSVAVEEQDSEGNDVTEEDCSSPSNGKGGRSRCPELANNNQGVALCDTPSLGLDNEQAPDSRFADEESCPVHIED, from the exons ATGGGAGCTctaacaagcagacaaaacatAGGCGTGGAAGAAGTGGACATCCCGTCCAATTCGGTGTACCGCTATCCACCGAAATCTG GGAGCTACTTTGCCAGCCATTTCATCATGGGGGGAGAGAAGTTTGACTCCACTCACCCGGAGGGTTACCTGTTTGGGGAGAATACAGACCTTAACTTCCTGGGGACCAGACCAGTAGCG TTCCCGTATGCAGCCCCTCCACCTCAGGAACCTGTAAAGACGCTACGAAGCCTTATAAACATTCGAAAGGACACACTGCGACTCGTACG GTGCAGTGAGGACCTGAAACTGCCCGGTGACGAAGCAGCGGGGAAGACCAGAGCCTGCTACAATGTCGAGTTCACCTTTGATGCTGACACACAGGTGGCCATCACCATCTACTACCAGGCCATAGAGGAGTTTCACAACGGAGTGCCAGT TTACCTGCCCCAGGACAGCTCACTGCAGTCTGAGACGGTACACTTCAAAAGGGGAGTTTGCCAGCAGTTCTGTCTGCCATCACACACCGTCAACCTCAGCGAGTGGGCCGACGACGAG CTGCTGTTTGATATGGACAAGGAAATCTTCCCCATGGTTGTGCAGGCTGTTGTAGACGAGGGAGAAG AACATTTGGGCCACTCTCACATACTGCTAGCTACATTTGAAAAG CACATGGATGGAAGCTACTGTGTGAAGCCTCTGAAGCAGAAACAAGTG GTGGATGGTGTGAGTTACCTACTGCAGGAGATCTATGGGATCGAGAACAAATACAACAGCCAGGAATCAAAG GTTGCTGACGACGAAATCAGCGACAACAGCGCGGAGTGcgttgtgtgtttgtctgatgTACGAGACACGCTCATCCTGCCATGCAGACACCTGTGTCTCTGCAATGCCTGTGCAGACACCCTGCGCTACCAGGCCAACTGCTGCCCTATCTGCAGACTGC CATTCAGAGCTTTGCTGCAGATTCGAGCAATTAGGAAGAAACTCAGTCCTCTGTCACCTAGCAGCTTTAACCCCGTCATCACTTCCCAGACCTCCGACTCAGAGGAACACTCG GCATCAGAGCACATCCCTCCAGGTTATGAGGCGGTGTCTCTCTTGGAGGCCTTGAACGGCCCCCTCAACACCACCTCAGTAGCTCCTCCTCCGCTCCACTCTGGTCCCAGCCACGTCTCTGGAGCCCTTCCTCCGTATAGCAGCGAGCCTCACCCTGCCCCGGctcgctccctctctcctctGGACCACTCCAACTCCAGCCAGGCTCTTAAACTCAAAAAGAGTGGTTCAAA GTCACTTTCCCAGAATTCCTCTGTGCTTCCCGAGGAGGACGAGAAGTCTTGCAGTGAATCCGAGGCCTGTCGCCACAAACTCGCTGTGGACCAGCAggag TGCGGAGTAACTCCAGACAGCGAGAACCTGACTTTCTCCTCCTCTGGAGCCATCGACCAGTCATCCTGCACCGGCACCCCCCTATCCTCCACCATTACCTCCCCGGAAg ACCCAGTGAGCAGCAGCCTGGCCCAGTCAGTGATGTCCATGGCCTCGTCCCACTCGCAGCACTCCCACATCAGCACTGACACCATGTCCTCCATGTCAGGGTCCTACCTGGCCGGGGCCGAAGGTGAACCCGGGGGGGACGAGGGGGGAGATGTGGACTGCGAGGAGAACCAGGAAGCCTCCATGGAGAACCGAAGACCATCACAGCAAGACAGG gAATTTTCCAAAGAGCCAAAGGAACAAAACTATTCAGTGGCTGTAGAGGAACAGGACTCAGAG GGAAATGATGTCACTGAAGAGGACTGCTCATCTCCATCTAATGGGAAAG GTGGGCGGAGCAGGTGTCCAGAGTTGGCCAATAACAATCAGGGCGTCGCCCTCTGTGACACGCCCTCTTTGGGGTTGGATAATGAGCAGGCTCCCGACAGCCGTTTTGCGG
- the rnf157 gene encoding E3 ubiquitin ligase RNF157 isoform X3, with protein MGALTSRQNIGVEEVDIPSNSVYRYPPKSGSYFASHFIMGGEKFDSTHPEGYLFGENTDLNFLGTRPVAFPYAAPPPQEPVKTLRSLINIRKDTLRLVRCSEDLKLPGDEAAGKTRACYNVEFTFDADTQVAITIYYQAIEEFHNGVPVYLPQDSSLQSETVHFKRGVCQQFCLPSHTVNLSEWADDELLFDMDKEIFPMVVQAVVDEGEEHLGHSHILLATFEKHMDGSYCVKPLKQKQVVDGVSYLLQEIYGIENKYNSQESKVADDEISDNSAECVVCLSDVRDTLILPCRHLCLCNACADTLRYQANCCPICRLPFRALLQIRAIRKKLSPLSPSSFNPVITSQTSDSEEHSASEHIPPGYEAVSLLEALNGPLNTTSVAPPPLHSGPSHVSGALPPYSSEPHPAPARSLSPLDHSNSSQALKLKKSGSKSLSQNSSVLPEEDEKSCSESEACRHKLAVDQQECGVTPDSENLTFSSSGAIDQSSCTGTPLSSTITSPEDPVSSSLAQSVMSMASSHSQHSHISTDTMSSMSGSYLAGAEGEPGGDEGGDVDCEENQEASMENRRPSQQDREFSKEPKEQNYSVAVEEQDSEGNDVTEEDCSSPSNGKDLLYLGGYRPVLEPLPHHNSTSNMNLAEQGAESRDGQSPKHPRRGPLIV; from the exons ATGGGAGCTctaacaagcagacaaaacatAGGCGTGGAAGAAGTGGACATCCCGTCCAATTCGGTGTACCGCTATCCACCGAAATCTG GGAGCTACTTTGCCAGCCATTTCATCATGGGGGGAGAGAAGTTTGACTCCACTCACCCGGAGGGTTACCTGTTTGGGGAGAATACAGACCTTAACTTCCTGGGGACCAGACCAGTAGCG TTCCCGTATGCAGCCCCTCCACCTCAGGAACCTGTAAAGACGCTACGAAGCCTTATAAACATTCGAAAGGACACACTGCGACTCGTACG GTGCAGTGAGGACCTGAAACTGCCCGGTGACGAAGCAGCGGGGAAGACCAGAGCCTGCTACAATGTCGAGTTCACCTTTGATGCTGACACACAGGTGGCCATCACCATCTACTACCAGGCCATAGAGGAGTTTCACAACGGAGTGCCAGT TTACCTGCCCCAGGACAGCTCACTGCAGTCTGAGACGGTACACTTCAAAAGGGGAGTTTGCCAGCAGTTCTGTCTGCCATCACACACCGTCAACCTCAGCGAGTGGGCCGACGACGAG CTGCTGTTTGATATGGACAAGGAAATCTTCCCCATGGTTGTGCAGGCTGTTGTAGACGAGGGAGAAG AACATTTGGGCCACTCTCACATACTGCTAGCTACATTTGAAAAG CACATGGATGGAAGCTACTGTGTGAAGCCTCTGAAGCAGAAACAAGTG GTGGATGGTGTGAGTTACCTACTGCAGGAGATCTATGGGATCGAGAACAAATACAACAGCCAGGAATCAAAG GTTGCTGACGACGAAATCAGCGACAACAGCGCGGAGTGcgttgtgtgtttgtctgatgTACGAGACACGCTCATCCTGCCATGCAGACACCTGTGTCTCTGCAATGCCTGTGCAGACACCCTGCGCTACCAGGCCAACTGCTGCCCTATCTGCAGACTGC CATTCAGAGCTTTGCTGCAGATTCGAGCAATTAGGAAGAAACTCAGTCCTCTGTCACCTAGCAGCTTTAACCCCGTCATCACTTCCCAGACCTCCGACTCAGAGGAACACTCG GCATCAGAGCACATCCCTCCAGGTTATGAGGCGGTGTCTCTCTTGGAGGCCTTGAACGGCCCCCTCAACACCACCTCAGTAGCTCCTCCTCCGCTCCACTCTGGTCCCAGCCACGTCTCTGGAGCCCTTCCTCCGTATAGCAGCGAGCCTCACCCTGCCCCGGctcgctccctctctcctctGGACCACTCCAACTCCAGCCAGGCTCTTAAACTCAAAAAGAGTGGTTCAAA GTCACTTTCCCAGAATTCCTCTGTGCTTCCCGAGGAGGACGAGAAGTCTTGCAGTGAATCCGAGGCCTGTCGCCACAAACTCGCTGTGGACCAGCAggag TGCGGAGTAACTCCAGACAGCGAGAACCTGACTTTCTCCTCCTCTGGAGCCATCGACCAGTCATCCTGCACCGGCACCCCCCTATCCTCCACCATTACCTCCCCGGAAg ACCCAGTGAGCAGCAGCCTGGCCCAGTCAGTGATGTCCATGGCCTCGTCCCACTCGCAGCACTCCCACATCAGCACTGACACCATGTCCTCCATGTCAGGGTCCTACCTGGCCGGGGCCGAAGGTGAACCCGGGGGGGACGAGGGGGGAGATGTGGACTGCGAGGAGAACCAGGAAGCCTCCATGGAGAACCGAAGACCATCACAGCAAGACAGG gAATTTTCCAAAGAGCCAAAGGAACAAAACTATTCAGTGGCTGTAGAGGAACAGGACTCAGAG GGAAATGATGTCACTGAAGAGGACTGCTCATCTCCATCTAATGGGAAAG
- the srsf2a gene encoding serine and arginine rich splicing factor 2a, translated as MSYGRPPPDVEGMTSLKVDNLTYRTSPETLRRVFEKYGRVGDVYIPRDRYTKESRGFAFVRFLDKRDAEDAMDAMDGALLDGRELRVQMARYGRPPDSMYSRRGPPPRRYGYGRRSRSRSASPRRRRRSRSRSRSRSRSRSRSRHHYSRSRSRSYSRSRSKSKSKSRTPRRSKSKSPSRSRSRSRSKSRSRTPASNRGSKSKSKSKSRSRSRSKSKSRPKSPGDAGAES; from the exons atgagctACGGAAGGCCGCCGCCAGACGTTGAGGGGATGACCTCCCTAAAGGTGGACAACCTGACTTACCGAACTTCGCCGGAGACTCTGCGCCGAGTTTTTGAGAAGTACGGCCGTGTGGGAGATGTGTATATCCCGCGGGACAGGTACACCAAGGAGAGCCGAGGCTTCGCTTTCGTGCGGTTCCTCGACAAGCGCGACGCCGAAGACGCAATGGACGCCATGGACGGCGCGCTGCTCGACGGGCGGGAGCTTCGGGTTCAGATGGCTCGATACGGAAGGCCGCCAGACTCCATGTACAGCCGGAGAGGCCCTCCGCCAAGGAGATACGGATACGGACGCAGAAGCAGGAG CCGTTCAGCCAGTCCTCGCCGTCGAAGACGTAGCCGCAGCCGGTCCAGGAGCAGAAGCCGCTCGAGATCCAGGAGCCGCCACCATTACAGCCGCTCCAGGTCCCGTTCCTACTCCAGATCCAGGTCCAAGTCTAAGTCCAAATCCAGAACCCCCCGGCGGAGCAAGTCAAAGTCGCCCTCCAGATCTCGGTCCCGTTCCAGGTCCAAGTCAAGGAGTCGAACCCCAGCTTCCAACAGAGGGTCCAAGTCGAAGTCGAAGTCGAAGTCCAGGTCCAGGTCCAGGTCCAAATCCAAGAGTAGACCTAAATCCCCAGGGGACGCCGGAGCAGAGTCTTAA
- the LOC120441415 gene encoding uncharacterized protein LOC120441415: MEVFETLAIKIPNAVLIDGVTEHSVDEVIHFLEQYGDIGRKVTIDSPESEFNNMLVAEYASGLSLTRLSQLLPHTSISDSGDKLHIESLSEIYASKVSGSKTNTYLADLKRIAKLSGRDYAEVLSEGMTQIRRSLAELNPETPVVAKPEPEDSKPPDSVFPPSLPASLPSKSPSATSGAEAQGGERHAASIPAADLNPPEVQRYVVEHVVRGGDSLLHAFHRLRAFSGKVPRPIQETDYDTWRSGVELALKDPSISDLQRTRLIRDSLLPPACNIVKHLSLDTPPEVYMKQLDSAYGTVQDGEELYAKFMDTFQDSGEKPLAYLQRLQVVSSSSPVQSSAT, encoded by the coding sequence ATGGAAGTTTTTGAGACGCTTGCCATTAAGATCCCAAACGCGGTTTTAATTGACGGAGTAACTGAGCACTCGGTTGATGAAGTTATACATTTCCTTGAACAGTATGGTGACATAGGCCGCAAGGTTACTATAGATTCACCAGAATCTGAATTTAATAACATGCTTGTCGCTGAGTACGCTTCAGGTTTATCTTTAACGCGTTTGTCTCAGTTGTTACCGCACACATCTATTTCAGATTCAGGTGACAAACTCCATATTGAAAGCCTATCTGAAATTTATGCATCAAAAGTTAGTGGTTCCAAGACAAATACTTACTTGGCAGACTTAAAAAGAATAGCCAAATTATCTGGGAGGGATTATGCAGAAGTCCTCAGTGAGGGGATGACCCAGATACGCCGGTCCCTTGCAGAGCTCAACCCAGAGACTCCAGTGGTTGCGAAACCAGAACCAGAAGATTCAAAACCTCCCGATTCAGTCTTTCCTCCTTCACTACCAGCCTCTCTTCCATCTAAGTCCCCTTCTGCTACCAGTGGTGCTGAAGCACAAGGCGGAGAGAGGCATGCTGCCTCCATTCCAGCGGCTGATCTCAACCCTCCTGAAGTGCAACGTTATGTTGTGGAACACGTTGTTCGGGGCGGGGACAGCTTGCTGCATGCATTCCATCGACTGAGAGCGTTTTCTGGTAAAGTGCCCAGGCCAATTCAAGAGACAGATTATGATACATGGCGGTCAGGTGTTGAATTAGCCCTGAAAGATCCATCTATATCTGATCTGCAGCGCACCAGACTGATTCGCGACAGTCTACTGCCTCCTGCCTGTAATATAGTAAAACATCTCAGCCTTGACACACCACCAGAAGTCTATATGAAACAACTTGACTCAGCCTATGGCACTGTGCAAGATGGGGAAGAGTTATATGCCAAGTTCATGGACACCTTCCAGGACAGTGGAGAAAAGCCTTTGGCCTATTTGCAACGTCTGCAGGTGGTCAGCTCGAGCAGCCCTGTACAGAGCTCTGCCACCTGA